A region from the Benincasa hispida cultivar B227 chromosome 10, ASM972705v1, whole genome shotgun sequence genome encodes:
- the LOC120087674 gene encoding IQ domain-containing protein IQM2-like gives MGISSSCPFAEYIDLGNSLESILIKSTSFGDEEKTLLRSISFTSRDSESKVLKSASSQNVSLEGSISFKGRDLENLSSTEASSLETGNDIGVASISPKSEEFDNQSLTSDNDTDRFQMLPVLDPTNPKHAAALKLQKVYKSFRTRRKLADCAVLVEQSWWKLLDFAELKRSSISFFDMQKRESAISRWSRARTRAAKVGKGLSKNAKARKLSLQHWLEAIDPRHRYGHNLHFYYMKWLHSQSKEPFFYWLDIGEGKEVNLVEKCPRWKLQQQCIKYLGPMERLAYEVIMEDGKLVYKQSGKLVHTIEEAKNTKWIFVLSTSKTMYVGKKKKGTFQHSSFLAGGATTAAGRLVVDNGVLKAVWPHSGHYRPTEENFKDLMSFLKENNVDLTDVKTSPVDEGDDYLDNQKSSRHIRNNSSEEDFIEKLNGFESEENNIEESTEGKSDSFEQRQSSIEISDLKRHNIGKKLSSLEIPNRAEVIAMFEKEQQDVETSGNNGFLLESPVVDSYQYTENYFSPKPNVSGEDQGNTEVKIIPEESVLRRLNSHKEANSYQLGKQLSCRWTTGAGPRIGCVRDYPSELQLRALEQVSLSPRCTVHSRHHCYPYIAIEMSPRSVIPPTSQAS, from the exons ATGGGTATATCTAGTTCCTGTCCATTTGCAGAGTATATTGATTTGGGGAATAGTTTAGAATCTATTCTGATAAAATCCACAAGTTTTGGAGATGAAGAAAAAACTCTACTGCGGTCCATCAGTTTCACAAGCAGAGATTCAGAATCTAAAGTGTTGAAATCAGCAAGTTCTCAAAATGTATCTTTGGAAGGATCTATTAGCTTCAAAGGGAGAGATTTGGAGAATCTGTCCTCAACGGAGGCTTCTTCATTAGAAACAGGAAATGATATAGGTGTTGCGTCCATCAGCCCAAAGAGTGAAGAGTTTGACAATCAATCTCTAACTTCGGATAATGATACAGATAGATTCCAGATGTTACCAGTTTTGGATCCAACCAATCCAAAACATGCTGCTGCTCTAAAATTGCAGAAGGTGTATAAAAGCTTCCGCACCAGAAGAAAGCTAGCAGATTGTGCTGTTCTTGTTGAACAGAGCTG GTGGAAACTCTTAGACTTTGCTGAACTCAAGCGAAGTTCTATATCATTCTTTGACATGCAAAAACGTGAGTCTGCCATTTCACGCTGGTCAAGAGCGAGAACTAGAGCAGCTAAG GTTGGAAAAGGCTTATCCAAGAATGCTAAAGCTCGAAAGCTTTCTTTGCAGCATTGGCTTGAGGCG ATTGATCCGCGACATCGCTATGGCCACAACTTACATTTTTATTACATGAAATGGCTTCACAGCCAGAGTAAAGAACCCTTCTTCTACTG GTTGGATATAGGAGAAGGGAAGGAAGTAAATCTAGTCGAAAAATGCCCGCGATGGAAACTCCAACAGCAGTGCATCAAGTATTTGGGTCCT ATGGAAAGGCTTGCATATGAAGTAATTATGGAAGATGGGAAACTCGTATACAAACAATCAGGGAAACTTGTCCACACAATTGAAGAAGctaaaaatacaaaatggaTTTTTGTCCTAAGTACGTCAAAGACCATGTATgttgggaagaagaagaaaggtacATTCCAGCACTCGAGCTTCTTGGCTGGAGGAGCTACAACTGCTGCTGGGAGATTGGTTGTGGACAATGGTGTTCTGAAG GCTGTTTGGCCTCATAGCGGACATTATCGACCCACGGAAGAAAACTTTAAGGACCTAATGTCATTCCTTAAAGAAAACAATGTGGATCTTACTGATGTGAAG ACAAGTCCTGTTGATGAGGGGGATGATTATCTGGACAACCAAAAGAGTAGCCGCCACATTAGGAACAACTCATCAGAGGAGGACTTCATAGAAAAGCTGAACGGCTTCGAGAGTGAAGAGAACAATATTGAAGAATCCACTGAAGGAAAATCTGATTCATTTGAGCAAAGACAGTCATCCATTGAAATATCTGATTTAAAACGTCACAACATTGGGAAAAAGTTGAGCAGTCTTGAGATACCAAACAGGGCTGAAGTGATTGCGATGTTTGAGAAGGAACAACAAGATGTGGAAACCAGTGGTAATAATGGTTTTCTATTGGAATCCCCTGTTGTTGATAGTTACCAGTATACAGAAAATTATTTCTCTCCAAAGCCAAACGTCTCTGGTGAAGATCAAGGGAATACTGAAGTGAAGATCATTCCTGAGGAGTCAGTCCTTAGAAGGTTAAATTCACATAAAGAAGCCAATTCATACCAACTAGGGAAACAGTTGTCCTGCAGATGGACAACAGGAGCCGGTCCCCGCATAGGCTGCGTACGAGATTATCCATCAGAACTTCAACTACGAGCACTGGAGCAAGTGAGTTTATCACCAAGATGCACCGTACATTCTAGGCATCACTGCTATCCTTACATCGCCATTGAGATGAGCCCGAGGTCAGTAATACCGCCAACTTCACAGGCCAGTTAA